A part of Tiliqua scincoides isolate rTilSci1 chromosome 13, rTilSci1.hap2, whole genome shotgun sequence genomic DNA contains:
- the BRICD5 gene encoding BRICHOS domain-containing protein 5, with amino-acid sequence MEQQAASRTIPSSETSPPAESKSPSRRFWVILAVILTCGIICTAVAGALSFPQRSPKPLLQVVRLNFPNRPASQGNQSAFVDKAKSTITYYVTSSSNQTTAVLFDNKNGYICYKPAEQNSCYLRLMDAKDRDTIQMSFNLSEHKVDPLPLPNDRTIYYREFLGIVSGRPVQPEEVGEAVQSLCEEVPIYWVKKKDGPAKQRLIYLCIDICFPSNICVSICFYYLPE; translated from the exons ATGGAGCAGCAGGCAGCCTCCCGTACCATCCCCTCTTCA GAGACGAGCCCCCCAGCAGAATCCAAAAGCCCTTCCAGAAGATTCTGGGTCATCCTCGCTGTCATTTTGACATGTGGCATTATCTGCACTGCTGTGGCAGGAGCCCTCAGCTTCCCCCAAAGGTCTCCCAAG CCTCTTTTGCAGGTCGTGCGGTTAAACTTTCCGAACCGCCCAGCCTCTCAGGGGAACCAGTCGGCCTTTGTGGACAAAGCCAAGAGCACCATCACTTATTATGTCACCTCGTCAAGTAACCAAACAACAGCAGTCTTGTTTGACAACAAGAAT GGCTACATCTGCTACAAGCCCGCAGAGCAAAACAGTTGTTACCTGAGGTTGATGGATGCCAAGGACCGGGACACCATCCAGATGTCTTTCAACCTGTCAGAGCACAAG GTTGATCCGTTGCCACTACCCAATGACAGGACCATATACTACCGGGAGTTTCTGGGGATTGTGTCGGGGAGACCAGTGCAGCCAGAGGAAGTGGGAGAAGCTGTCCAGTCCCTGTGTGAGGAGGTGCCCATATATTGGGTCAAGAAAAAAGACG GGCCCGCAAAGCAGCGCCTCATCTACCTGTGCATCGACATCTGCTTCCCAAGTAACATCTGTGTCTCCATCTGCTTCTATTACCTTCCTGAGTGA